A single genomic interval of Musa acuminata AAA Group cultivar baxijiao chromosome BXJ3-4, Cavendish_Baxijiao_AAA, whole genome shotgun sequence harbors:
- the LOC135635213 gene encoding chaperone protein dnaJ GFA2, mitochondrial-like isoform X3 has translation MRPHAARLGFWFARRSLGSKLLDESTTAAALDGASARFASWACSSSRSVVNENCEAANLTKGIINGAFQWHFVPSRSFHGTRSVSAKDYYDVLGVNKNASASDIKKAYHALAKRLHPDTNKDDAGAERKFQEVQRAYHVLKDEDKRRLYNQMHLNKLQLEVVPVLMDHLEELGLGIHLKIYLVVLEDSTMCIFSEVCSEREFGGQDVEVSLEISFMEAVQGCT, from the exons ATGAGGCCCCACGCCGCCCGCCTCGGCTTCTGGTTCGCCCGCAGGTCCCTCGGATCGAAACTCCTCGATGAATCGACAACCGCCGCAGCG TTGGACGGCGCATCGGCCCGGTTCGCTTCCTGGGCTTGCAGCTCGTCTCGGAGTGTCGTAAACGAAAATTGCGAAGCAG CGAATCTTACGAAGGGGATTATTAATGGAGCGTTTCAGTGGCACTTTGTCCCGAGCAGGTCGTTTCATG GTACACGGTCAGTGTCTGCAAAGGATTACTATGATGTACTTGGTGTGAATAAGAATGCAAGCGCTTCTGATATCAAAAAAGCCTACCATGCG CTTGCTAAGAGGCTCCATCCTGACACAAACAAAGATGATGCTGGTGCAGAAAGAAAATTCCAAGAAGTGCAACGCGCATATCAT gTTTTGAAGGATGAGGATAAACGAAGGTTATATAATCAG ATGCATTTGAACAAGTTGCAGCTGGAGGTGGTCCCGGTCCTAATGGACCATTTGGAGGAGCTGGGTTTGGGAATCCATTTGAAGATATATTTGGTGGTGCTGGAGGATTCAACGATGTGCAT TTTTTCAGAAGTATGTTCAGAGAGAGAATTTGGAGGACAAGATGTTGag GTTTCTCTTGAAATTTCATTCATGGAAGCAGTTCAAGGGTGTACCTAG
- the LOC135635213 gene encoding chaperone protein dnaJ GFA2, mitochondrial-like isoform X4, with amino-acid sequence MRPHAARLGFWFARRSLGSKLLDESTTAAALDGASARFASWACSSSRSVVNENCEAANLTKGIINGAFQWHFVPSRSFHGTRSVSAKDYYDVLGVNKNASASDIKKAYHALAKRLHPDTNKDDAGAERKFQEVQRAYHVLKDEDKRRLYNQVGPDAFEQVAAGGGPGPNGPFGGAGFGNPFEDIFGGAGGFNDVHFFRSMFRERIWRTRC; translated from the exons ATGAGGCCCCACGCCGCCCGCCTCGGCTTCTGGTTCGCCCGCAGGTCCCTCGGATCGAAACTCCTCGATGAATCGACAACCGCCGCAGCG TTGGACGGCGCATCGGCCCGGTTCGCTTCCTGGGCTTGCAGCTCGTCTCGGAGTGTCGTAAACGAAAATTGCGAAGCAG CGAATCTTACGAAGGGGATTATTAATGGAGCGTTTCAGTGGCACTTTGTCCCGAGCAGGTCGTTTCATG GTACACGGTCAGTGTCTGCAAAGGATTACTATGATGTACTTGGTGTGAATAAGAATGCAAGCGCTTCTGATATCAAAAAAGCCTACCATGCG CTTGCTAAGAGGCTCCATCCTGACACAAACAAAGATGATGCTGGTGCAGAAAGAAAATTCCAAGAAGTGCAACGCGCATATCAT gTTTTGAAGGATGAGGATAAACGAAGGTTATATAATCAG GTTGGTCCAGATGCATTTGAACAAGTTGCAGCTGGAGGTGGTCCCGGTCCTAATGGACCATTTGGAGGAGCTGGGTTTGGGAATCCATTTGAAGATATATTTGGTGGTGCTGGAGGATTCAACGATGTGCAT TTTTTCAGAAGTATGTTCAGAGAGAGAATTTGGAGGACAAGATGTTGa
- the LOC135635213 gene encoding chaperone protein dnaJ GFA2, mitochondrial-like isoform X1, whose protein sequence is MRPHAARLGFWFARRSLGSKLLDESTTAAALDGASARFASWACSSSRSVVNENCEAANLTKGIINGAFQWHFVPSRSFHGTRSVSAKDYYDVLGVNKNASASDIKKAYHALAKRLHPDTNKDDAGAERKFQEVQRAYHVLKDEDKRRLYNQVGPDAFEQVAAGGGPGPNGPFGGAGFGNPFEDIFGGAGGFNDVHVHFPFASDLSLCLLYVERCTFYSIKLNLLFSFLMIKSRVWCDLKERYMKIFLCLVEFLDDADNVSCNSVLALWTVTALNCDLIFCTAL, encoded by the exons ATGAGGCCCCACGCCGCCCGCCTCGGCTTCTGGTTCGCCCGCAGGTCCCTCGGATCGAAACTCCTCGATGAATCGACAACCGCCGCAGCG TTGGACGGCGCATCGGCCCGGTTCGCTTCCTGGGCTTGCAGCTCGTCTCGGAGTGTCGTAAACGAAAATTGCGAAGCAG CGAATCTTACGAAGGGGATTATTAATGGAGCGTTTCAGTGGCACTTTGTCCCGAGCAGGTCGTTTCATG GTACACGGTCAGTGTCTGCAAAGGATTACTATGATGTACTTGGTGTGAATAAGAATGCAAGCGCTTCTGATATCAAAAAAGCCTACCATGCG CTTGCTAAGAGGCTCCATCCTGACACAAACAAAGATGATGCTGGTGCAGAAAGAAAATTCCAAGAAGTGCAACGCGCATATCAT gTTTTGAAGGATGAGGATAAACGAAGGTTATATAATCAG GTTGGTCCAGATGCATTTGAACAAGTTGCAGCTGGAGGTGGTCCCGGTCCTAATGGACCATTTGGAGGAGCTGGGTTTGGGAATCCATTTGAAGATATATTTGGTGGTGCTGGAGGATTCAACGATGTGCATGTACATTTTCCTTTTGCAAGTGATCTTTCACTCTGTTTGCTGTATGTAGAGAGATGTACTTTTTATTCTATTAAACTAAACTTGttattttcatttttgatgattaaaaGTAGAGTTTGGTGTGACCtgaaagaaagatatatgaagATCTTTTTATGTCTCGTAGAGTTTTTAGATGATGCTGACAATGTTAGTTGCAATTCTGTCCTTGCATTATGGACTGTTACTGCATTGAACTGTGACCTGATATTTTGTACGGCATTGTAA
- the LOC135635213 gene encoding chaperone protein dnaJ GFA2, mitochondrial-like isoform X2 gives MRPHAARLGFWFARRSLGSKLLDESTTAAALDGASARFASWACSSSRSVVNENCEAANLTKGIINGAFQWHFVPSRSFHVSAKDYYDVLGVNKNASASDIKKAYHALAKRLHPDTNKDDAGAERKFQEVQRAYHVLKDEDKRRLYNQVGPDAFEQVAAGGGPGPNGPFGGAGFGNPFEDIFGGAGGFNDVHVHFPFASDLSLCLLYVERCTFYSIKLNLLFSFLMIKSRVWCDLKERYMKIFLCLVEFLDDADNVSCNSVLALWTVTALNCDLIFCTAL, from the exons ATGAGGCCCCACGCCGCCCGCCTCGGCTTCTGGTTCGCCCGCAGGTCCCTCGGATCGAAACTCCTCGATGAATCGACAACCGCCGCAGCG TTGGACGGCGCATCGGCCCGGTTCGCTTCCTGGGCTTGCAGCTCGTCTCGGAGTGTCGTAAACGAAAATTGCGAAGCAG CGAATCTTACGAAGGGGATTATTAATGGAGCGTTTCAGTGGCACTTTGTCCCGAGCAGGTCGTTTCATG TGTCTGCAAAGGATTACTATGATGTACTTGGTGTGAATAAGAATGCAAGCGCTTCTGATATCAAAAAAGCCTACCATGCG CTTGCTAAGAGGCTCCATCCTGACACAAACAAAGATGATGCTGGTGCAGAAAGAAAATTCCAAGAAGTGCAACGCGCATATCAT gTTTTGAAGGATGAGGATAAACGAAGGTTATATAATCAG GTTGGTCCAGATGCATTTGAACAAGTTGCAGCTGGAGGTGGTCCCGGTCCTAATGGACCATTTGGAGGAGCTGGGTTTGGGAATCCATTTGAAGATATATTTGGTGGTGCTGGAGGATTCAACGATGTGCATGTACATTTTCCTTTTGCAAGTGATCTTTCACTCTGTTTGCTGTATGTAGAGAGATGTACTTTTTATTCTATTAAACTAAACTTGttattttcatttttgatgattaaaaGTAGAGTTTGGTGTGACCtgaaagaaagatatatgaagATCTTTTTATGTCTCGTAGAGTTTTTAGATGATGCTGACAATGTTAGTTGCAATTCTGTCCTTGCATTATGGACTGTTACTGCATTGAACTGTGACCTGATATTTTGTACGGCATTGTAA